A section of the Clostridium sp. TW13 genome encodes:
- a CDS encoding CD3324 family protein, which produces MKYRNASEILPDKLLQEIQKYTSGEAIYIPQVTEKQKWGECSGARRYYKERNEQICEKYRAGVPMEELALTFNLSLESIRKIIYHK; this is translated from the coding sequence ATGAAATATAGAAATGCTTCAGAAATTTTGCCGGATAAATTGCTTCAAGAAATACAGAAATACACCTCAGGAGAAGCAATCTATATTCCCCAAGTTACTGAAAAACAGAAATGGGGAGAGTGTTCCGGAGCACGTAGATATTATAAGGAGCGCAATGAACAAATTTGTGAGAAATATAGAGCTGGAGTTCCAATGGAAGAACTAGCATTGACTTTTAATTTATCTTTAGAGAGTATTAGAAAAATAATATATCATAAATAA
- a CDS encoding InlB B-repeat-containing protein yields MKNKIIKRTIGILLSLTMLSGVTQGLGLGVKQAYASVLGIGADKDTFVDNEIYIDGNRGIGESNFAPYESNWVGSMDGGVQNSKSAIHFNLNGVTSNVTDAKLQIYTTYATPGITSFFNLYGSYNDSWPESTTIIPQQSTVIVPNQPVTAEGQWITIDVTNFINGEINGDKQATFVLSAISGGFAFASREATNGSAPRLFIATVSNSIITPATASFDKNTSAQADVTTSIAANGNSLINITNNGVPLVVNTDYTVSGNVVTIKKGYLAGRPEGTTALQFNFSAGAPQTLAITVSDTTPKYTVTFKDYNGTVIGTPQTVTYGGAATAPSNPTRVGYTFAGWDKSFNNITSNTDVNATYSASNYTVTFKDYNGTVIGTPQVVSYGGTATAPSNPVRAGYTFTGWDKSFNNITRNTDVNATYSASNYTVIFRNYDGTVLWLPQTVSYGGTAIAPPIIPTRTGYTFTGWDKSFNNITDNLDVNPTYSANNYTVTFRDYNGAVIGMPQTVSYGGTAIEPSINPTRTGYTFTGWDRSLNNVTGNLDVNATYSIKHFLVSFVDNDGVTTIGTSQSIEYGGVASPPIPPVKEGYTFAGWDKEFNLIEGDIVVVAQYNINHYAVTFQDYDGTQIGTVQRVEYGHGAVAPQAPAREGYTFAGWDKSFDHITGNLIVKATYTINHYDVTFQNYDGTQIGAVQSVEYGHGVTAPEVQLREGYGIRVLII; encoded by the coding sequence ATGAAGAATAAAATTATTAAGAGAACAATAGGAATTCTGCTATCATTAACTATGCTTAGTGGAGTAACTCAAGGGTTAGGTTTAGGAGTTAAACAAGCTTATGCATCAGTGCTAGGAATAGGTGCTGATAAAGATACATTTGTAGATAATGAAATCTATATTGATGGAAATAGGGGTATAGGAGAATCAAATTTTGCACCATATGAATCCAATTGGGTAGGTAGTATGGATGGAGGAGTTCAGAATTCCAAATCAGCTATTCATTTCAATTTAAATGGAGTAACTTCTAATGTTACAGATGCAAAACTGCAAATTTATACTACATATGCTACTCCTGGAATAACAAGTTTCTTTAATTTATATGGATCTTATAATGATTCATGGCCAGAATCAACAACTATTATTCCGCAACAGTCAACTGTAATTGTACCAAACCAACCAGTAACTGCTGAAGGACAGTGGATTACAATTGATGTAACTAATTTTATTAATGGTGAGATTAATGGGGACAAGCAAGCTACATTTGTATTATCAGCAATATCTGGTGGATTTGCATTTGCTTCAAGGGAAGCAACGAATGGAAGTGCACCTAGGCTTTTTATAGCCACTGTCTCAAATAGTATAATTACTCCAGCAACAGCTAGTTTTGATAAGAATACTTCAGCGCAAGCAGATGTAACAACTAGTATTGCAGCTAATGGAAATAGCTTGATTAACATTACAAATAATGGTGTGCCGTTAGTTGTTAATACAGACTATACAGTGTCAGGTAATGTAGTAACAATAAAGAAGGGATATCTTGCAGGTAGACCAGAAGGAACAACAGCATTACAATTTAATTTTAGTGCTGGAGCTCCTCAAACATTAGCTATTACAGTAAGTGATACAACGCCAAAGTATACAGTAACATTTAAGGATTATAATGGGACCGTAATAGGAACACCTCAAACTGTGACTTACGGAGGGGCAGCAACAGCACCATCTAATCCAACAAGAGTAGGTTATACTTTTGCAGGATGGGACAAGAGTTTTAACAATATAACTAGCAACACAGATGTAAATGCAACATATTCAGCAAGTAATTATACAGTAACATTTAAAGATTACAATGGCACAGTAATAGGTACACCTCAGGTAGTTAGTTATGGAGGAACAGCAACAGCACCATCTAATCCAGTGAGAGCAGGATATACCTTTACAGGATGGGACAAGAGCTTTAATAATATAACTAGAAATACTGATGTAAATGCAACATATTCAGCAAGTAATTATACAGTGATATTTAGAAATTATGATGGAACAGTATTATGGCTACCTCAAACAGTTAGTTATGGAGGAACAGCTATAGCACCGCCAATTATTCCAACAAGAACAGGGTATACGTTCACAGGATGGGACAAGAGTTTTAATAATATAACTGATAATTTAGATGTAAATCCAACATATTCAGCAAATAATTATACAGTAACATTTAGAGATTATAATGGAGCAGTAATAGGTATGCCTCAAACAGTTAGTTATGGAGGAACGGCTATAGAACCATCAATTAATCCAACAAGGACAGGGTATACATTTACAGGATGGGACAGGAGTTTAAATAATGTAACTGGAAATCTAGATGTAAATGCAACATATTCTATAAAGCACTTTTTAGTATCATTCGTAGATAATGATGGTGTAACAACAATAGGAACTTCTCAAAGCATAGAATATGGTGGAGTAGCATCACCACCTATACCGCCAGTAAAAGAAGGATATACATTTGCAGGTTGGGATAAAGAGTTTAATCTTATAGAAGGTGACATAGTAGTTGTCGCACAATATAATATTAATCATTATGCAGTGACTTTTCAGGATTATGATGGAACTCAAATAGGAACAGTACAAAGAGTAGAATACGGACATGGAGCAGTAGCACCACAAGCCCCAGCAAGAGAAGGATATACCTTTGCAGGATGGGATAAGAGTTTTGACCATATAACAGGAAACTTAATAGTAAAGGCAACATATACAATCAATCACTATGATGTGACATTCCAAAATTATGATGGAACTCAAATAGGAGCAGTACAAAGTGTAGAATACGGACATGGAGTAACAGCACCAGAAGTGCAATTAAGAGAGGGATATGGGATAAGAGTTTTGATCATATAA
- a CDS encoding family 10 glycosylhydrolase: MKKKKTLYMLLILLFTASLFTPNVVEKDVYAANLPQNMQAAWIATVYNLDYPSTQNNMASQKNEFIQKLDKLKSIGINTVVVQVRPKADAFYKSSINPWSEYLTGVQGKNPGYDPMDFMIKEAHKRGMSFHAWLNPYRVTMPGSGISSLSKNHPARLHPDWVLKYNDALYYNPAVEGVKKHIVDTVVEIVKKYDVDAIHFDDYFYPSNYPLPQGQGKDGSVANSRRQNVNDMVKRVGKAIKSTKKNVLFGISPAGIWKNKESDATGSNTLGNECYYSVFSDTRAWIKNGWIDYIVPQIYWETGNKAADYETLVKWWSNEVKGTKVKLYIGQGIYKNVVANQIDTQLQINKKYSQVGGSFYFSLKDLLSDKTNCKDKIKAFNQNKSQGSNTNTSNKSSQNKVKTGIVTASVLNVRSGPGLNYSILTTVSRGARVTILGSKNGWYNVKLSSGRVAWVSMSYVKVN; the protein is encoded by the coding sequence TTGAAAAAGAAAAAGACACTTTATATGTTGCTTATACTACTTTTTACTGCAAGTCTTTTTACACCTAATGTTGTTGAGAAAGATGTTTATGCAGCTAATTTACCGCAAAATATGCAGGCAGCATGGATAGCCACAGTCTATAATTTAGACTATCCAAGCACACAAAATAATATGGCTAGCCAAAAAAATGAGTTTATTCAAAAGTTGGATAAATTAAAATCTATAGGTATTAACACTGTAGTAGTGCAAGTAAGACCTAAGGCAGATGCTTTTTATAAATCTAGTATTAATCCTTGGTCTGAATATTTAACTGGAGTTCAAGGAAAAAATCCAGGTTATGATCCTATGGATTTTATGATTAAAGAGGCACATAAAAGGGGAATGTCATTCCATGCATGGCTAAATCCTTATAGAGTAACTATGCCAGGTTCAGGAATAAGTTCTCTTTCTAAGAATCACCCAGCGAGACTTCATCCTGATTGGGTACTTAAGTATAATGATGCTTTGTACTATAATCCAGCAGTAGAAGGGGTAAAGAAGCATATTGTAGATACTGTGGTTGAAATAGTTAAGAAATATGATGTTGATGCAATACATTTTGATGACTATTTTTACCCATCAAATTATCCACTTCCTCAAGGACAAGGAAAAGATGGTTCAGTTGCAAACAGCAGAAGACAGAACGTTAATGATATGGTAAAGCGAGTTGGCAAGGCCATTAAGAGTACTAAGAAAAATGTATTGTTTGGAATAAGTCCAGCTGGAATTTGGAAGAATAAAGAATCTGATGCTACAGGCTCTAATACTTTAGGTAATGAATGTTACTATTCTGTATTTTCAGATACGAGAGCTTGGATAAAAAATGGATGGATTGATTATATTGTTCCTCAAATTTATTGGGAAACAGGAAATAAAGCTGCTGATTATGAAACCCTAGTTAAGTGGTGGTCAAATGAAGTGAAGGGAACTAAGGTGAAATTATACATTGGGCAGGGAATATATAAGAATGTAGTTGCCAATCAAATAGATACGCAGTTACAGATTAATAAAAAATACTCTCAAGTTGGTGGAAGTTTTTATTTTAGTTTAAAAGATTTATTATCAGATAAAACAAACTGCAAAGATAAAATAAAAGCTTTTAATCAAAATAAATCTCAAGGTTCAAATACTAATACTTCTAATAAATCATCTCAAAATAAAGTTAAGACAGGGATTGTTACAGCTAGTGTTTTAAATGTTAGAAGTGGTCCTGGTCTAAATTATTCTATTTTAACAACAGTAAGTAGAGGGGCAAGAGTAACTATTTTAGGCAGCAAAAATGGTTGGTATAATGTCAAGTTGTCAAGTGGAAGAGTGGCTTGGGTAAGTATGAGTTATGTTAAAGTAAATTAA